From Thalassoglobus sp. JC818, one genomic window encodes:
- a CDS encoding aminotransferase class V-fold PLP-dependent enzyme: protein MTTVSLPRREEWPDFRHHWSLDPNCVYLNHGSFGPSPICVQERRRSLIDELESQPMSFLVRKLPDYFQESATALAGFLRCEVDSIAFVPNATSAMNVVAQNLELSPDDEVLLTDHEYGAVVRIWGQRCARSGAKTTRVRLPDSFENDDEIVEAITAAVTPKTKVLVVSHVTSATGLILPIEEICRAAKERGLIVVVDGPHAPAMVKVNLRELDCDFYCASCHKWMSAAFGSGFLYVRRRYKQGLMPSVTSWGRSLDGRDFNWRDEFHWPGTVDPTTYLTVGTAISFLEEIGLPRFRELTHSLAQYARSRLLELTDRSPLSTDTNQYYGSMVAVPLDVPIPDNLKPGEPHPLQLWLASQGVETLFVDWKGECHLRVSCHLYNSPEQIDRLIELLLESKMLQSRGD, encoded by the coding sequence ATGACCACTGTATCGCTTCCACGGCGTGAAGAATGGCCCGATTTCCGTCATCACTGGTCTCTCGATCCGAATTGCGTCTACCTGAATCACGGTTCATTTGGTCCTTCGCCGATTTGCGTCCAAGAGCGGCGACGGTCGCTGATTGACGAACTCGAGTCACAGCCGATGTCGTTTCTGGTCCGAAAACTTCCGGACTACTTTCAGGAGTCAGCAACAGCACTCGCAGGATTTCTGCGATGCGAAGTCGACAGCATCGCGTTCGTTCCAAATGCGACGTCGGCGATGAATGTCGTCGCCCAGAATCTCGAGTTATCTCCCGATGACGAAGTTCTGCTGACGGATCATGAATACGGGGCAGTGGTCCGAATCTGGGGCCAGCGATGTGCTCGTAGCGGAGCGAAGACGACTCGCGTTCGACTTCCCGATTCGTTCGAAAACGATGACGAAATCGTCGAAGCGATCACCGCAGCGGTGACTCCCAAAACGAAAGTGCTCGTTGTCAGCCACGTTACCTCCGCGACTGGATTGATCCTTCCGATTGAAGAGATCTGCCGAGCAGCCAAGGAGCGTGGCCTCATTGTTGTCGTTGATGGTCCACACGCGCCAGCGATGGTGAAAGTGAATTTGAGAGAACTCGACTGCGATTTTTACTGTGCCAGCTGTCACAAGTGGATGAGTGCCGCATTCGGATCGGGGTTCCTGTACGTTCGTCGAAGGTACAAGCAGGGGCTGATGCCGAGTGTGACGAGTTGGGGGCGGAGCCTTGATGGAAGAGATTTCAATTGGCGAGACGAGTTTCACTGGCCAGGGACCGTCGATCCGACGACGTACTTGACGGTAGGGACAGCCATCTCTTTTCTTGAAGAAATTGGACTTCCGAGATTTCGTGAACTGACGCATTCCCTCGCTCAGTATGCCCGTTCCCGTCTCCTCGAACTGACCGATCGCAGCCCGCTGTCGACAGATACCAATCAATACTACGGATCCATGGTAGCTGTCCCGCTCGATGTTCCGATTCCTGACAATCTGAAGCCCGGCGAACCGCATCCGCTGCAGCTGTGGCTCGCGAGTCAGGGTGTCGAAACGCTCTTCGTGGATTGGAAAGGAGAGTGTCATCTGCGGGTCTCCTGCCATTTGTATAACTCTCCGGAGCAGATCGACCGGCTGATCGAATTGCTTCTCGAATCGAAGATGCTGCAATCACGTGGCGATTGA
- a CDS encoding NAD(P)-dependent oxidoreductase, translating into MAVASIVPGETRIGWIGTGVMGSSMCGHLMAKGFSATVYTRSREKAKDLLDQGATWADSPKAVAENSDVIFAIVGFPSDVREVFLGEDGALAGSKSGNILVDMTTSEPSLAVEIAEQAKEKGVHSVDAPVSGGDVGAKEARLSIMIGGEEDVVNALQPAWEAMGKTIVHQGPAGAGQHTKMVNQTLISSMMIGVCEALLYGYKAGLDLETVMKSVSTGAAGSWSLSNLGPRIMANNFDPGFFVEHFIKDMGIALAESRRMGLSMPGLALAEQLYQSVKANGWGKNGTHALMLALADMSGVDWINRK; encoded by the coding sequence ATGGCAGTTGCTTCTATTGTACCGGGCGAAACACGGATTGGCTGGATTGGCACTGGAGTCATGGGCTCAAGCATGTGCGGCCATTTGATGGCCAAAGGGTTCTCAGCAACGGTCTACACTCGCTCGCGAGAGAAGGCGAAAGACCTGTTGGATCAAGGAGCGACCTGGGCTGATTCTCCGAAAGCTGTGGCTGAGAATTCCGACGTCATTTTTGCCATCGTGGGCTTCCCGTCAGATGTCCGCGAAGTCTTTCTCGGCGAAGACGGAGCACTCGCGGGTTCCAAGTCAGGCAATATTCTCGTCGATATGACAACCAGCGAGCCGTCGCTCGCTGTTGAAATCGCAGAACAGGCCAAAGAAAAAGGTGTTCACTCCGTCGATGCTCCAGTTTCTGGAGGAGATGTCGGAGCGAAGGAAGCGCGACTCTCGATCATGATCGGCGGAGAAGAAGACGTGGTGAACGCACTTCAGCCCGCTTGGGAAGCGATGGGGAAAACGATCGTCCATCAAGGACCAGCGGGAGCTGGTCAGCATACGAAGATGGTCAACCAGACACTCATCTCTTCGATGATGATTGGAGTTTGCGAGGCGCTACTCTATGGATACAAAGCCGGCCTCGATCTGGAAACCGTGATGAAATCAGTCTCGACCGGGGCTGCGGGAAGCTGGTCTCTTTCGAATCTTGGCCCACGCATTATGGCCAACAACTTCGATCCCGGATTCTTCGTTGAGCACTTCATCAAAGACATGGGGATCGCCCTGGCCGAAAGCCGTCGCATGGGGCTGTCGATGCCAGGTTTGGCGTTGGCGGAACAACTCTATCAATCGGTCAAAGCGAATGGCTGGGGCAAGAATGGAACTCACGCCCTGATGCTTGCTCTGGCGGATATGTCAGGCGTTGACTGGATCAATCGCAAGTAA
- a CDS encoding aldose 1-epimerase family protein, with amino-acid sequence MSADLRSDSVCLGGSAPGADLPWEVLQTRMTDGLSAGVEVIEVRNGVFSFNVLPTRGMGIWTAHFGETRFGWDSPVKAPVNPAFVNLKSRHGLGWLDGFNELLCRCGLSFNGPPGIDEGNPSPIESDLTLHGKIANLPAHSVELISNENEIGVRGIVDESTLFGPQLRLESSITSPLGSTEIRVRDVVTNLGSAPTELQLLYHVNLGSPILEEGARFACPARKVIPRDARAAEDTTGYREYLAPTSGYSEQVYFHETLTNSSGESLAMIQNASGDCGLSLRFKKEQLPCFSQWKCTQAMSDGYVTGIEPATNYPNFKSFEREQGRVVQLNAGESYTVDLILKALVDQKHVAEARSEIEAIQGEESCEVISSPQKPYCSTE; translated from the coding sequence ATGTCCGCTGATTTGAGATCTGACTCTGTCTGCCTCGGTGGAAGTGCCCCCGGAGCTGACTTACCGTGGGAAGTTCTGCAGACTCGGATGACTGATGGGCTCTCTGCGGGTGTCGAAGTAATCGAAGTTCGCAATGGAGTCTTCAGCTTCAATGTCCTCCCGACACGGGGAATGGGGATTTGGACCGCACACTTCGGTGAAACCCGATTCGGCTGGGACTCGCCTGTCAAAGCACCAGTCAATCCAGCTTTTGTTAACCTGAAGAGCCGCCATGGATTGGGATGGCTCGATGGTTTTAACGAGTTGCTGTGCCGATGTGGGCTGTCGTTCAATGGACCACCCGGAATCGATGAGGGGAATCCAAGTCCGATCGAGTCCGATCTGACTCTCCACGGAAAGATTGCCAACCTCCCAGCCCACTCTGTCGAACTGATTTCGAACGAGAATGAGATTGGAGTCCGCGGGATCGTTGATGAATCCACACTGTTCGGTCCGCAACTTAGACTGGAGTCGTCAATCACTTCTCCGCTGGGGTCGACGGAGATTCGAGTCCGCGATGTCGTGACCAACCTGGGCTCCGCGCCGACAGAATTGCAATTGTTGTATCACGTCAATCTGGGCTCCCCGATCCTTGAAGAAGGAGCACGGTTCGCGTGTCCCGCTCGAAAAGTCATCCCTCGCGATGCAAGAGCAGCCGAAGATACCACCGGATATCGTGAATACCTGGCTCCGACTTCTGGCTACAGCGAGCAGGTTTACTTCCACGAGACATTAACGAATTCTTCCGGAGAGTCGCTCGCGATGATTCAGAATGCTTCTGGCGATTGCGGGTTAAGCTTGCGGTTTAAGAAGGAGCAACTTCCATGTTTCTCTCAATGGAAGTGCACGCAAGCGATGAGCGATGGCTATGTCACCGGAATTGAACCCGCCACGAATTATCCAAACTTCAAATCATTCGAAAGAGAGCAAGGTCGCGTTGTCCAACTTAACGCCGGTGAAAGTTACACGGTCGACTTGATTCTGAAAGCGCTGGTTGATCAGAAGCATGTGGCCGAGGCACGTAGTGAAATTGAAGCAATTCAGGGCGAAGAGAGCTGCGAAGTCATCTCCTCGCCGCAAAAGCCATATTGCTCAACTGAATAA
- a CDS encoding sialate O-acetylesterase, producing the protein MAGRLAFARVMNWFGLVFLFGPTLAWGQIGEVSNKDDVHLFLLIGQSNMAGRGRVMPSDQVPHPRVFMFNQDKKWVPAIDPLHFDKPKIAGVGLGKTFGIEIAKDNPEITVGLIPCAVGGSSITTWQPGELHESTNTHPWDDAIARAKAALQSGTLKGILWHQGESDSNEARSDAYQSDLQDLIKRVRSELDAEDVPFLIGQLGQFEERPWNEYRQQVDAAHRSQVELHEKIAFVSSNGLEHKGDETHFDTDSYREFGRRYADAYRKLTDPDRPNVSQMPFQIERIIAHEGFDKQTCWVHARAGTIPAADEGGSPSTTEVVLTTQPLELTGSDVFHAIHTMRSTDGGVTWTPLVPDSDFEREQLSEGIEQTVCDFTPAWHAATNTLLGIGQTVVYEDNRVKKVRTRFTAYSVFDPETGDWSAYQTLKLPDEARFQNAGSGSAQRLDLPNGDILVPIYFKEPSQTQLSSTVCRCRFDGTDLTYLEHGSEMTIPIKRGLYEPSITSFDGEFYLTMRNDDGAYVAVSSDGLNYSEPVPWRFDDGEELGSYNTQAHWVSRMQGLFLVYTRRGLNNDHVFRHRAPLVIARVDPETLRVVRDTERILIPEYGARLGNFGVTEVSDDETWVIVAEWMQPVGVEKYGSNNRIWIAKLLWDAD; encoded by the coding sequence ATGGCTGGAAGACTTGCTTTTGCGCGAGTGATGAATTGGTTTGGACTCGTTTTTCTATTCGGGCCAACGCTCGCCTGGGGGCAAATCGGAGAGGTTTCGAACAAGGACGATGTGCATTTGTTTCTGCTGATTGGGCAGTCGAACATGGCTGGCCGCGGCAGAGTGATGCCATCCGATCAAGTCCCGCATCCTCGAGTCTTCATGTTCAACCAAGACAAGAAGTGGGTTCCAGCCATCGATCCCCTTCACTTCGACAAACCCAAGATTGCCGGAGTGGGGCTTGGGAAAACATTCGGGATCGAAATCGCCAAAGACAATCCGGAAATCACTGTCGGACTGATCCCGTGTGCTGTCGGCGGTTCTTCGATTACGACTTGGCAGCCTGGTGAACTCCACGAGTCAACAAACACTCATCCCTGGGATGATGCAATCGCCCGCGCGAAAGCTGCGCTCCAGTCCGGAACGTTGAAGGGCATCCTGTGGCATCAGGGGGAATCCGATTCCAACGAAGCTCGCAGCGATGCTTACCAGTCGGATCTTCAAGATCTGATTAAACGCGTTCGAAGTGAATTGGATGCTGAAGACGTTCCGTTTCTGATCGGTCAACTGGGCCAGTTTGAAGAGCGACCGTGGAACGAGTATCGACAACAGGTCGACGCCGCACATCGTTCCCAAGTTGAACTGCATGAGAAGATTGCGTTCGTTTCGTCGAATGGGTTAGAGCACAAGGGCGATGAAACGCACTTCGACACCGATTCGTATCGAGAGTTTGGTCGTCGATATGCGGATGCGTATCGGAAATTGACTGATCCCGATCGGCCGAACGTTTCGCAAATGCCGTTTCAGATTGAGCGGATCATTGCGCATGAGGGGTTCGACAAGCAGACCTGTTGGGTTCATGCCCGGGCTGGGACGATTCCTGCCGCAGACGAAGGTGGTTCTCCGTCAACGACTGAAGTTGTTCTGACGACGCAGCCTCTGGAGTTGACCGGGTCTGATGTCTTCCACGCAATCCACACAATGCGCTCGACGGACGGCGGAGTCACATGGACACCGCTCGTTCCAGATTCAGATTTCGAACGTGAACAATTGAGTGAAGGGATTGAGCAAACCGTTTGTGATTTCACTCCAGCGTGGCATGCAGCGACGAACACCTTGCTCGGAATTGGGCAAACGGTGGTCTATGAAGATAACCGCGTTAAGAAAGTTCGTACCCGCTTCACAGCTTACTCGGTCTTTGATCCGGAAACTGGAGATTGGTCCGCGTATCAGACTCTGAAACTACCCGATGAAGCCCGATTTCAGAATGCAGGATCGGGGTCAGCACAACGACTCGATTTGCCGAACGGAGACATTCTCGTTCCGATCTACTTCAAGGAGCCATCGCAAACACAATTGAGCTCAACGGTCTGTCGTTGTCGTTTTGATGGAACCGACCTGACTTACCTCGAACATGGCAGCGAGATGACGATCCCGATCAAGCGGGGGTTGTATGAGCCTTCGATCACTTCTTTCGATGGCGAGTTCTATCTGACGATGCGAAACGACGACGGGGCCTATGTCGCTGTTAGCAGTGACGGGCTGAATTACTCAGAGCCGGTGCCATGGCGTTTCGACGATGGAGAAGAACTCGGCAGCTACAACACTCAGGCTCACTGGGTTTCCCGTATGCAGGGGCTTTTCTTGGTTTACACTCGACGTGGCTTGAACAACGACCATGTATTTCGGCATCGGGCTCCGCTGGTCATCGCTCGTGTCGACCCGGAGACGCTCCGAGTCGTTCGAGACACGGAGCGGATTCTTATCCCGGAATATGGGGCGCGGCTCGGCAATTTTGGGGTCACAGAGGTGAGCGATGATGAAACGTGGGTGATTGTTGCGGAATGGATGCAGCCGGTTGGAGTCGAAAAGTATGGCAGCAACAACCGGATCTGGATTGCAAAACTCCTTTGGGATGCTGATTGA
- a CDS encoding glutamine synthetase adenylyltransferase, whose amino-acid sequence MIDANTSQLILDSDIELSEQLIEQIEPVGFERIDVAIDRLRSVPESDVQRNLLAEILPGLLFSLSETPDPDRSVLNFQRFLKSVDDREALLNTLSREPRAVEILLRLFVGSQFLTEILVRQPDALQRLTEHKRMAEFKSREEFIEQGRTACLSARDVNELKLWLRSFQQWELLRIAACDTFGLMDLRTVTRQLSLLADAIVQVSLEGLSQLEGYDVEHIAVIAFGKLGGAELNYSSDIDLVFVCDRQAEKYWTLGQKLINVLSEFTDLGFLYRVDMRLRPWGSSGPLVTTIDSYVDYFERHSQLWERQALLKARTIAGRYALGDELLERLQFTSFDVDAEAVRHSITSAKSKIESKISQHGRKFGEVKSGPGGIRDIEFLVQSLQLIHGKSKPFIRTGGTIEGLIRLSEADLIHAQEYRTLSTAYMMLRTIEHSLQLMHNQAERFLPESGRELSYLARRLDFPNEELFLEQFRQHTQAVSRIFRKHLSNGQTEGDVAGITEDVHTKSEAVSSGSDRFDNVPPLSTIRSLIHEFQDSGTVAIEIQQQDSTGYDIYLLASDLQVNLPTICGMLFSEEFDITSADVVPLNEALSKSELKDLKLKSDVQSGLFVASFRIASTQLQRTDDAQRLKNFPSQLKELIEEGRNDDGRSVQSLLIRRLAKTIRQRQRAMDPILPVEVIFDQDEKSKSTILQIRAEDVPGFLYELTSAIHASGLHIERMEVRTRGHRVFDTFYVRDGAGGNLLDEERRMQLRAAVVLIKHFTHLLPQAPHPAAALTHFRQLLDNLFQQQDWLNQLKTLENPEVLSAITQLLGVSDFLWEDFLRIQHENLFPVVTDISGLQVSYQKKDLVNELNYFLLAGDDSRRIDILNEFKDRAMMRVDMRHILGLQDRFGMFSLELTAVAETVVASALAMCEEDLQQSYGYPVDEAGVPTRLTVCALGKCGGQELGYASDIELMFIYDSEGLTNGPDQISAIDYYQRLIQKFQKSIYSRQKRIFEIDLRLRPYGNAGSLAVSREAFEKYFGQHGPAWPYERQALVKLRPIAGNDAFGEEVVHLRDELIYDGEPFDIASMRAMREKQIRQLVQPGTFHAKLSPGGLVDCEYFVQGMQMTFGHRHPAIRLPNTREAMKGLEQVGILTFEERVSLRDAYRFLRRLIDAMRIVRGDASDLAIPAFGTDQFEFLARRLNMENLQLHEEIERHTCQVVDMVISFEDFIAR is encoded by the coding sequence ATGATTGATGCGAATACTTCCCAGTTGATTCTTGATTCGGACATTGAACTCTCCGAACAGCTCATTGAGCAAATTGAGCCGGTTGGGTTCGAACGGATCGATGTCGCAATCGACCGCTTGCGATCCGTTCCCGAATCCGACGTTCAACGGAATTTGCTCGCTGAGATTCTGCCCGGGCTTCTTTTCTCACTTTCTGAGACCCCCGATCCCGATCGGTCGGTCTTGAACTTCCAAAGATTTCTGAAGTCGGTCGATGATCGTGAGGCTCTTCTGAATACGCTGTCTCGAGAGCCGCGGGCAGTCGAGATTTTGCTCAGACTCTTTGTCGGCAGTCAATTTCTGACGGAGATTCTGGTCCGGCAACCCGATGCTCTTCAACGATTGACTGAGCACAAGCGGATGGCCGAATTTAAGAGTCGTGAAGAGTTCATCGAGCAGGGCCGAACGGCTTGTTTAAGTGCTCGCGATGTAAATGAACTTAAGTTATGGCTTAGAAGCTTTCAGCAATGGGAACTTCTCCGAATCGCTGCTTGCGACACGTTCGGGCTGATGGATCTCAGAACCGTCACGCGGCAGCTTTCTCTTCTCGCCGATGCGATCGTCCAGGTTTCTCTGGAAGGGCTCTCACAACTCGAAGGATACGATGTTGAACATATCGCGGTGATCGCATTCGGGAAGCTTGGAGGTGCCGAACTGAATTACAGTTCGGACATCGATCTAGTCTTCGTTTGTGATCGTCAGGCGGAGAAGTATTGGACACTCGGACAAAAGCTCATCAATGTTCTTTCAGAGTTCACCGATTTAGGGTTTCTCTACCGTGTCGATATGAGGCTTCGACCATGGGGAAGCTCCGGGCCGCTGGTCACGACGATTGACTCATACGTCGATTATTTTGAGCGGCACAGCCAGCTTTGGGAGCGCCAGGCTCTCCTTAAAGCTCGGACAATTGCTGGTCGCTATGCGCTTGGCGATGAACTTCTTGAGCGGCTGCAATTCACGTCTTTCGATGTCGACGCAGAAGCTGTCCGCCATTCCATTACCTCGGCGAAATCGAAAATCGAAAGCAAGATCAGCCAGCACGGCCGAAAGTTTGGTGAAGTAAAAAGTGGCCCGGGCGGAATACGCGATATCGAATTTCTCGTTCAGTCGCTGCAGCTCATTCATGGCAAATCAAAGCCGTTCATCCGCACTGGAGGAACGATTGAAGGTCTAATTCGGTTGTCTGAAGCGGATCTCATTCACGCTCAAGAGTATCGCACTTTGAGCACTGCTTACATGATGTTGCGCACCATCGAGCATTCGCTGCAGCTCATGCACAATCAGGCGGAACGATTTTTACCTGAATCCGGACGTGAGCTTTCCTACCTCGCCAGACGGCTCGATTTTCCGAACGAAGAGCTATTCCTGGAACAGTTTCGGCAACACACACAAGCAGTCTCACGCATCTTCCGCAAACATCTTTCCAACGGCCAGACTGAAGGAGATGTTGCCGGGATCACTGAAGATGTACATACAAAATCCGAAGCTGTCAGTTCAGGCAGCGATCGTTTCGATAATGTTCCTCCGTTGTCGACAATTCGCAGCTTGATACACGAGTTTCAGGACAGCGGAACAGTCGCGATTGAAATTCAACAGCAAGACTCAACGGGCTACGACATCTATCTATTGGCGAGCGACTTGCAGGTCAATCTGCCGACAATCTGTGGAATGCTCTTCTCCGAAGAATTCGATATCACTTCGGCCGATGTTGTCCCGCTCAACGAAGCACTTTCGAAGTCCGAGTTAAAAGACTTAAAGCTGAAGTCGGATGTGCAGTCAGGTTTGTTTGTTGCATCGTTCCGAATTGCCAGCACGCAGCTGCAAAGAACCGATGACGCGCAGCGTTTAAAAAACTTTCCCTCGCAGCTGAAGGAGTTAATTGAAGAAGGCCGCAACGATGACGGTCGGTCTGTTCAGAGTCTCCTCATTCGCAGGCTCGCGAAAACCATTCGCCAGCGACAAAGAGCGATGGATCCGATCCTCCCGGTTGAAGTGATCTTCGATCAGGATGAGAAGTCTAAGTCGACGATCCTCCAGATTCGCGCAGAGGATGTTCCTGGCTTCCTCTACGAATTAACGAGTGCAATTCACGCGAGTGGACTTCACATCGAAAGGATGGAAGTTCGCACACGAGGTCATCGAGTCTTTGATACGTTTTATGTCAGAGACGGGGCTGGTGGAAACCTGCTCGACGAAGAACGTCGCATGCAGCTTCGAGCGGCGGTTGTTCTCATCAAACATTTCACGCATCTGTTGCCACAAGCTCCACACCCGGCAGCTGCGCTGACTCACTTTCGGCAGTTGCTCGACAATCTCTTTCAGCAGCAAGATTGGTTGAATCAACTAAAGACACTCGAGAATCCGGAAGTCCTGTCGGCGATTACGCAACTTCTTGGAGTCAGTGATTTTCTTTGGGAGGACTTTCTCCGGATTCAACATGAAAATTTATTCCCGGTTGTGACTGACATTTCCGGATTGCAAGTTTCTTATCAGAAGAAAGATCTCGTCAACGAGTTAAATTATTTTCTATTGGCCGGTGACGATTCGCGGCGAATTGACATTCTGAATGAGTTCAAAGACCGGGCGATGATGCGCGTTGATATGCGGCACATTCTTGGGCTGCAAGATCGTTTCGGAATGTTTTCGCTCGAGCTGACAGCTGTCGCGGAGACTGTTGTCGCGTCGGCACTGGCCATGTGTGAAGAGGACTTGCAGCAAAGCTACGGATATCCTGTCGACGAAGCAGGAGTTCCGACTCGTCTCACCGTCTGTGCTTTGGGCAAGTGTGGCGGTCAGGAGTTAGGGTATGCTTCTGATATTGAATTAATGTTCATCTACGATTCGGAAGGACTCACGAACGGTCCCGATCAGATTTCGGCGATCGACTATTATCAACGCCTGATCCAAAAGTTTCAGAAGTCGATCTACTCACGCCAGAAGCGGATTTTTGAGATCGATCTGCGATTACGCCCTTACGGAAACGCTGGCAGCCTCGCTGTCTCTCGTGAAGCATTTGAAAAGTATTTCGGCCAGCATGGCCCCGCGTGGCCCTACGAACGTCAGGCGTTGGTCAAGCTGCGACCGATTGCCGGTAACGATGCTTTTGGAGAAGAGGTTGTTCATCTTCGTGACGAGCTCATTTATGACGGCGAACCTTTTGACATCGCCTCGATGCGGGCCATGCGCGAGAAGCAGATTCGACAACTCGTCCAGCCGGGAACGTTTCATGCAAAGCTGAGTCCCGGCGGTCTTGTCGATTGTGAATACTTCGTCCAGGGAATGCAGATGACATTCGGTCATCGACATCCAGCGATTCGACTTCCCAACACGCGTGAAGCGATGAAGGGCCTCGAACAAGTTGGCATTCTGACGTTCGAAGAACGGGTCAGCCTGCGGGATGCGTACCGATTTCTCAGACGACTCATTGATGCCATGAGAATCGTGCGTGGCGACGCCAGCGATCTCGCGATTCCGGCATTCGGAACCGATCAGTTCGAATTCCTGGCCCGTCGTTTAAATATGGAGAATCTGCAGCTTCACGAAGAGATTGAACGGCATACCTGTCAAGTTGTTGACATGGTGATCTCATTTGAAGACTTCATCGCCCGGTGA
- the der gene encoding ribosome biogenesis GTPase Der, which yields MSIPKVAIVGRPNVGKSSIMNWQAGKLVSVVDATAGVTRDRVEYLMHHKDRYFELVDTGGIGIVDSDDLSDDIEKQIDFALQEADLILFVVDGQTGLTALDKLVSERLRKIDVPKLVVVNKCDSIKTDLEMFEFEGIADGPMIQTSVKGSRHRKELMDKVVELLPEADDNEVEQGTRSSEVPELKLAIVGRRNVGKSTFINALAETDRMIVSEIAGTTRDSVDIRFELDEKAFVAIDTPGVRKKKSLANDIEFYGLVRAQKSIRRANVVMMFFDASQRISRVDKQLVDEILERTKPCIFVVNKWDLGLDEDMTSEKWAEYLFATFSSLRHVPVAFITARDGKNIKQLVNLAQTIYKQSRMRVSTGQLNRVVDEAYKSNPPKYQANRRGKIFFATQVATEPPTIVLKVNDPKLFDKSWKRFLMGYMRESLPFKEVPIRLYFRGKTGKDEE from the coding sequence ATGTCTATTCCTAAAGTCGCGATCGTTGGACGTCCGAACGTCGGTAAAAGTTCGATTATGAACTGGCAGGCCGGTAAGCTTGTTTCCGTGGTCGACGCGACCGCTGGAGTGACGCGCGATCGTGTCGAATACCTGATGCATCACAAGGATCGGTATTTCGAGCTTGTCGACACCGGTGGAATTGGGATCGTCGATTCCGACGACCTCAGCGATGACATCGAAAAACAGATCGATTTTGCGCTTCAGGAAGCAGATTTGATTCTGTTCGTTGTCGATGGCCAGACCGGTTTGACAGCACTCGACAAACTCGTTTCGGAGCGTCTGCGCAAGATCGATGTTCCCAAGCTGGTGGTGGTGAATAAGTGCGATTCCATCAAGACCGACTTAGAGATGTTCGAGTTTGAAGGAATCGCCGATGGGCCGATGATTCAGACAAGTGTGAAAGGAAGCCGGCATCGTAAGGAGTTGATGGACAAAGTTGTCGAACTCCTGCCGGAAGCGGACGACAACGAAGTCGAGCAGGGAACGCGCTCCTCGGAAGTTCCCGAGCTGAAACTTGCGATCGTCGGAAGACGGAATGTCGGCAAGAGCACGTTCATCAATGCGCTTGCGGAAACCGACCGGATGATCGTCAGTGAAATCGCCGGGACGACACGCGACAGCGTGGACATTCGCTTCGAACTCGACGAAAAGGCATTCGTTGCCATCGATACTCCGGGGGTTCGCAAGAAGAAAAGTCTGGCCAACGATATTGAGTTCTATGGTCTCGTTCGTGCTCAAAAGAGTATTCGACGAGCCAATGTCGTGATGATGTTTTTCGACGCCAGTCAGCGGATTTCCCGTGTCGACAAACAACTCGTCGACGAGATTCTTGAGCGCACAAAACCATGCATCTTCGTCGTGAACAAATGGGATCTCGGGCTGGATGAAGACATGACCAGCGAGAAGTGGGCTGAGTACCTCTTCGCAACATTTTCCAGCTTGAGGCATGTTCCGGTCGCGTTTATCACCGCCCGCGACGGGAAGAACATCAAACAACTCGTCAACCTCGCCCAGACAATCTACAAGCAGTCGCGAATGCGCGTCTCCACCGGGCAGTTGAATCGAGTCGTCGATGAAGCTTACAAGAGCAACCCGCCCAAGTATCAGGCGAATCGCCGAGGTAAGATTTTCTTTGCCACACAGGTTGCGACCGAGCCTCCAACGATCGTTCTGAAAGTGAACGATCCCAAACTCTTTGACAAGAGCTGGAAGCGGTTCCTGATGGGGTACATGCGGGAGTCATTGCCGTTTAAGGAAGTCCCGATTCGGCTTTATTTCCGCGGTAAAACCGGCAAAGACGAAGAGTAA